In one Nicotiana tomentosiformis chromosome 6, ASM39032v3, whole genome shotgun sequence genomic region, the following are encoded:
- the LOC138894574 gene encoding uncharacterized protein yields the protein MADFTSALVPEVEKELLVNSGTYSGIWTLFTDDASNTKGSGLGIVLKPPTGNVVRQSIRTVKLTNNEAEYEAMIAGLELAKSQGAEVVEAKCDSLLVVNQVNGTFEVKEERMRRYLDKLQVKLHRFREWTLQYVPRDQNSEADALANLGS from the coding sequence aTGGCCGACTTCACGTCGGCTCTAGTTCCTGAGGTCGAAAAGGAGTTGCTAGTGAACTCGGGGACTTATTCTggaatttggaccctctttacggacgatgCCTCGAACACAAAGGGGTCTggacttggcatcgtgttgaaaccaccgacgggtaatgtagttagacaatctattagaacggtaaaattgactaacaacgaggccgaatatgaggccatgattgcaggtcttgaactgGCTAAAAGCCAGGGAgccgaggtggtcgaagctaagtgtgattctcTCCTCGTGGTCAATCAAGTCAATGGAACGTTTGAAGTCAAAGAGGAACGAATGAGAAGATACTTGGATAAGCTACAAGTAAAGCTACATCGATTcagggaatggactttacaatatgtacctcgggatcaaaacagcgaggccgatgctcttgctaacttgggatcgtga